A portion of the Mesobacillus jeotgali genome contains these proteins:
- a CDS encoding LysR family transcriptional regulator, which produces MNLEHLKTFMAAAKYESFSQAGKMLNLSQPAVSHQISQLETYYNKQLFIRANRKIRLSEAGKTLYEHGQQLLALSDKLESLLAEGDSNETIKVGCSHTIGECLISKMIQDFIKLNPDIASHQIQVTIGTSIQITDLLYASEIDLALVEGQAGRYNFISHEFYDDLLVLGVAPQLRMDPANQDPEKLEKMTWLIREPGCAMRQATLDLWKGLNIEPKSILMYNSNTLIKEGVKNGLGVAVFSKLAICPEVQSRQLIVSPFKDRARFRPFYLLRKDKQFKSSLHERGWNFIRNLDENPNASC; this is translated from the coding sequence ATGAATCTGGAACACTTAAAAACATTCATGGCTGCGGCAAAATATGAGAGCTTCTCCCAGGCAGGCAAGATGCTGAACCTTTCCCAACCTGCCGTCAGCCATCAAATCAGCCAATTAGAGACTTATTATAATAAACAGCTGTTTATAAGAGCCAATCGCAAAATAAGACTGTCAGAAGCCGGTAAGACCCTATACGAGCATGGCCAGCAGCTTCTTGCGTTAAGTGATAAACTTGAAAGCCTTCTCGCTGAGGGAGATTCAAATGAAACAATCAAGGTCGGCTGCAGCCATACAATTGGTGAATGCCTGATATCAAAAATGATCCAGGACTTCATAAAGTTGAATCCTGATATAGCCAGCCACCAGATCCAGGTCACAATCGGAACGTCCATCCAGATCACTGATTTGCTTTATGCGTCGGAAATCGACCTTGCTCTTGTCGAGGGACAAGCCGGCCGTTATAATTTCATTTCCCATGAATTCTATGATGACTTGCTCGTTCTTGGTGTAGCACCCCAGCTGAGGATGGATCCGGCAAACCAGGACCCTGAAAAGCTTGAGAAAATGACCTGGCTGATCCGAGAACCTGGCTGCGCTATGAGACAGGCTACGCTCGATTTATGGAAAGGCCTAAACATCGAGCCAAAATCCATCCTGATGTATAATAGCAACACACTCATCAAGGAAGGTGTTAAAAACGGGCTGGGTGTCGCTGTTTTTTCAAAGCTGGCCATCTGTCCTGAAGTTCAATCCAGACAGCTCATTGTCAGTCCTTTCAAAGACAGGGCACGTTTCCGCCCATTCTATCTGTTAAGGAAGGATAAACAGTTTAAGTCCAGCCTCCATGAAAGAGGATGGAATTTTATAAGAAATTTAGATGAAAATCCTAATGCTTCCTGTTAA
- a CDS encoding beta-propeller fold lactonase family protein, with the protein MKNILKLSAFALLSISLTACSEAAVKDTSLDNKNVKELPPLHEDYSSNWWKDQPNGNAEDNMDWDGEGWILSANEVSNGVAIADIKTGNPVKYIQSSGTPHHIHLNKEQTWAYATQRYGTSVLAINMETLESHDIDFPGFEKPPAPQHMTFSFDGKYAFTSLNGVEAVGMIDAKTAKLIKVFKNVGKKPRDLNVTPDGKKLFVSLQAEPFITVIDIDTGEMRHLERTETDYGKGTGSGLDMSNDGKYVAVANTADDEVAIYDAKTEKLLKKFGDIPKPVNLSFMGNTHDLVTGNRNDGSISIIDTAKLKFIKTVKTGAGTNIAYLGPDGYWYTSQNGAGFLTVLDPKDNYKIVRKIWGVQNIHWLSWSPDGSMMFGSNWGDKTLTKIDLTKKKDFRQTIPVGLNPNGIALKTNVPKEQILAYQKGNEEEANRIKKASTLVFPEPKDVNEEAFLGTCLQCHDIGRIMKNSSKGAEQWTSVVDRMAGNGAKMTDEQRQQIIDYLASDAHKALKIQTELELEIAEQNKE; encoded by the coding sequence ATGAAGAATATCCTGAAACTATCAGCTTTCGCACTTCTGTCAATTTCACTTACTGCCTGTTCTGAGGCAGCAGTAAAAGATACATCACTTGATAATAAAAACGTGAAGGAACTTCCTCCACTCCACGAAGACTATTCTTCTAACTGGTGGAAAGACCAGCCGAACGGAAATGCGGAAGACAATATGGATTGGGACGGCGAGGGCTGGATCCTTTCAGCTAACGAAGTTAGTAACGGGGTTGCCATCGCGGATATCAAAACCGGGAATCCTGTAAAATACATCCAAAGCTCAGGTACGCCACACCATATCCACCTTAATAAGGAACAAACATGGGCTTATGCCACACAGCGTTACGGAACGAGCGTCTTAGCCATCAATATGGAAACTTTAGAATCTCATGACATTGATTTTCCTGGCTTCGAAAAGCCTCCTGCACCACAGCATATGACCTTTTCTTTTGACGGGAAATACGCCTTCACTTCCTTGAATGGTGTAGAAGCCGTCGGCATGATTGACGCAAAAACAGCGAAGCTCATTAAGGTGTTCAAAAATGTCGGTAAAAAACCCAGGGATTTAAATGTGACTCCTGATGGCAAAAAACTCTTTGTCAGCCTGCAGGCAGAACCATTCATCACTGTTATCGATATTGATACCGGGGAAATGAGACACCTTGAACGTACAGAAACTGACTATGGCAAAGGGACGGGTTCCGGTCTTGACATGTCCAATGACGGAAAATATGTGGCAGTTGCCAACACTGCTGACGATGAAGTCGCGATTTATGACGCTAAAACAGAAAAGCTTTTAAAGAAATTTGGAGATATTCCTAAACCAGTTAACTTAAGCTTTATGGGCAATACGCATGATCTGGTTACAGGCAACCGTAATGATGGGTCGATTTCAATCATTGACACTGCAAAACTAAAGTTTATCAAGACAGTAAAAACCGGAGCGGGTACAAACATTGCTTACCTTGGTCCAGATGGATACTGGTATACTTCACAAAACGGCGCTGGCTTTTTGACAGTCCTTGATCCAAAGGATAATTACAAAATTGTCCGGAAGATCTGGGGAGTACAGAATATTCACTGGCTGTCATGGAGTCCCGACGGGAGCATGATGTTCGGATCTAACTGGGGCGATAAAACGCTCACTAAAATTGATTTAACAAAAAAGAAGGATTTCAGACAGACCATTCCTGTAGGGTTGAACCCAAACGGTATCGCACTTAAAACAAATGTTCCAAAAGAGCAGATTCTGGCTTATCAAAAAGGGAATGAAGAAGAAGCAAACAGGATTAAAAAAGCCTCTACCCTAGTTTTCCCAGAGCCAAAAGACGTTAATGAAGAAGCTTTCCTCGGAACATGCCTGCAGTGCCACGATATTGGCCGAATCATGAAAAATTCAAGCAAAGGCGCAGAACAGTGGACATCCGTAGTGGACCGTATGGCCGGTAATGGAGCAAAAATGACCGATGAACAAAGACAGCAGATCATCGATTATCTTGCATCTGATGCACACAAGGCCCTTAAGATCCAAACTGAGCTTGAACTGGAGATTGCTGAACAAAATAAAGAATAA
- a CDS encoding 4Fe-4S binding protein produces MGKTISRWAFFIIIFTLPFWNGFRMDIDNEKLYLFGFELSYEAGYLFFVFLFLFLMAFLALSMIVYRAFCQYACPHNTFSMLLNKIEAKLGEKGKTVTFLLAMIVSFFMAYATVSYFYNPITIWESIVNFKMNKYFFLVTSTAVLYTALSYKARNSFCKVCPYGLAQGISRVDDKTQWLTHPGVWITWGTTAALVLVLLVGWF; encoded by the coding sequence GTGGGCAAAACTATCTCAAGATGGGCATTTTTCATCATTATTTTCACGCTTCCATTCTGGAACGGTTTCCGGATGGATATAGACAACGAAAAGCTGTATTTGTTCGGTTTCGAATTATCCTATGAAGCCGGCTATTTATTCTTTGTTTTCTTATTCTTGTTCCTGATGGCTTTCCTGGCACTATCGATGATCGTGTACAGGGCGTTTTGCCAGTATGCATGCCCGCATAATACCTTCAGCATGCTTTTGAATAAGATTGAAGCAAAACTAGGAGAGAAAGGCAAGACTGTAACATTCCTGCTTGCCATGATTGTAAGCTTCTTCATGGCTTACGCAACAGTAAGTTACTTCTATAACCCCATTACGATCTGGGAATCGATCGTTAACTTTAAAATGAATAAATATTTCTTCCTTGTCACTTCCACTGCTGTTTTATATACAGCTTTATCCTACAAGGCAAGGAACTCATTCTGTAAGGTGTGCCCGTACGGACTGGCCCAGGGCATCTCACGTGTGGATGATAAGACTCAATGGTTAACACATCCAGGAGTATGGATTACGTGGGGTACAACAGCTGCCCTCGTATTAGTCCTGCTTGTTGGTTGGTTCTAA
- a CDS encoding c-type cytochrome, with product MKKEYQQHDSKEADIVSGIEIQHNKVPKLLVAVFYVVAIWAIGYAIFMPGKLAVEPAAAPQDNKGELIFEGTCLNCHATGAAPDLSGVTDRMTEEDIKNVIKKGRNTMPAIGHLYTEKEIDLVYEYLKDYR from the coding sequence ATGAAAAAAGAATATCAGCAGCATGACAGCAAAGAGGCAGACATTGTCTCGGGCATTGAGATTCAACACAATAAAGTGCCGAAGCTCCTTGTAGCTGTATTTTACGTTGTAGCGATTTGGGCGATCGGATATGCGATCTTCATGCCGGGAAAACTGGCGGTCGAACCTGCAGCGGCGCCACAGGACAATAAAGGAGAGCTGATCTTCGAGGGCACATGCCTGAACTGCCACGCTACTGGCGCAGCACCGGACCTTAGCGGGGTGACTGACAGGATGACAGAAGAAGATATTAAAAATGTTATTAAAAAAGGCCGCAATACAATGCCGGCTATCGGACACCTCTACACTGAAAAGGAAATCGACCTGGTCTACGAATACTTAAAGGACTACAGATAA
- a CDS encoding cbb3-type cytochrome c oxidase subunit II translates to MERKPSAVLIVALILWTFGVAGTVILPLFDQEINSATASGELRNYPEDSAEARGRDVYIQNGCQTCHTQFVRALPADTNQNLGPVSQGGDYKYDLPHLLGSNRTGPDLMWVGLKYNEDWQRQHLIDPQSTSPGSIMPSFDYLTNQELDDLVAYLMSLKPTEERLEEYKNEQKEAKSMDHN, encoded by the coding sequence TTGGAACGTAAACCATCAGCTGTATTAATTGTTGCATTGATTTTATGGACCTTCGGTGTAGCCGGAACGGTCATCCTTCCCCTCTTCGACCAGGAAATCAACTCTGCGACTGCGAGCGGCGAGCTCCGCAACTATCCAGAGGATTCTGCTGAAGCAAGAGGAAGAGATGTATATATCCAGAACGGCTGCCAGACGTGCCATACACAATTCGTAAGGGCATTGCCTGCAGATACCAACCAGAACCTTGGACCAGTATCACAGGGCGGCGACTACAAATATGATTTACCCCATCTTTTGGGTTCTAACCGCACAGGACCAGATTTAATGTGGGTTGGCCTGAAATACAATGAAGACTGGCAGCGCCAGCACTTGATCGATCCACAGTCGACAAGTCCTGGATCGATCATGCCATCCTTCGATTATCTGACCAATCAGGAACTGGATGACCTTGTAGCTTACTTGATGAGCCTCAAGCCAACAGAAGAAAGATTGGAAGAGTATAAGAATGAACAAAAAGAAGCAAAATCAATGGACCATAACTGA
- a CDS encoding cbb3-type cytochrome c oxidase subunit I, which translates to MFTDEKWSSSKNWFIAAVFWIIIGMSMGLLTATKQIWPELLNNRWTTYGHVRSAHVMLVIYAWLSMAYVGSMFYMIPKLAKTKVYSEKLGNFALVFYNIVILEGFFALLFGQTEVIEYGEFPLWVDVQLLVAIGLVAYNLFKTVGQRTEKMLYVSLWYFLGSLLWLPLTWIVGNFPAQWIPSGVQQGLMGWFLGHNAIGLWMTTVGVGQIYYLLPKLTGRPLYSHQLSMIGFWAIATFYVWNGPHHLMNGPIPGWISKAGVIPSIVLLIPVWAVLANFWGTMKGSWSQTRSSVPLRFTMAGTIFYLFACLQGPLQALPSVSSVIKFTHWTVGHAHMGPFGAFSFTSFAAIYYILPKIVGREMFSKRAMEAHFWFSTVGFLVFAFSLWIAGVVQGFAWIEGVPFLQTVLMMEPYVQGRAIGGTMMYVAQFFLAWNMYKTIKLAKLEKKQQAQHQAATA; encoded by the coding sequence ATGTTTACAGACGAAAAATGGAGTTCTTCAAAGAATTGGTTCATCGCTGCTGTCTTCTGGATCATTATCGGCATGAGCATGGGACTTCTTACTGCAACAAAACAAATTTGGCCAGAATTGTTGAACAATCGCTGGACAACTTACGGGCACGTTCGCTCTGCCCACGTAATGCTTGTCATTTACGCGTGGTTATCCATGGCGTATGTAGGATCAATGTTTTACATGATTCCTAAGCTCGCTAAAACCAAAGTTTATAGCGAAAAGTTAGGGAATTTCGCACTAGTATTTTATAATATAGTCATTTTGGAAGGTTTCTTCGCACTACTATTCGGCCAAACCGAGGTCATCGAGTATGGTGAATTTCCGCTCTGGGTTGATGTTCAGCTTCTTGTCGCAATCGGACTTGTAGCTTATAACCTGTTCAAGACGGTCGGCCAGAGAACAGAGAAAATGCTTTATGTCAGCCTCTGGTATTTCCTTGGATCATTGCTATGGCTGCCTTTGACCTGGATTGTCGGCAACTTCCCGGCACAATGGATTCCAAGCGGCGTACAGCAGGGGTTAATGGGGTGGTTCCTTGGACATAACGCAATCGGTCTTTGGATGACGACAGTCGGCGTCGGGCAAATATACTACCTGCTGCCAAAATTGACTGGCCGCCCGCTATACAGCCACCAGTTATCCATGATTGGTTTCTGGGCAATTGCTACTTTCTATGTATGGAACGGTCCTCACCACTTGATGAATGGGCCAATCCCTGGTTGGATCTCTAAGGCTGGAGTCATTCCTTCAATTGTCCTGTTGATTCCTGTTTGGGCCGTACTGGCAAATTTCTGGGGGACGATGAAAGGTTCATGGTCACAGACAAGGTCTAGCGTGCCGCTTCGTTTTACCATGGCGGGTACGATTTTCTATTTGTTCGCATGTCTTCAAGGACCTTTGCAAGCCCTTCCATCTGTAAGTTCAGTCATTAAGTTCACACACTGGACAGTCGGGCATGCACATATGGGACCCTTCGGCGCATTTTCTTTCACATCTTTCGCTGCCATCTACTATATTCTGCCTAAAATCGTTGGACGCGAAATGTTCAGCAAGAGAGCAATGGAGGCTCACTTCTGGTTCTCTACTGTCGGCTTCCTGGTATTCGCATTCTCACTATGGATTGCGGGTGTTGTTCAAGGATTCGCATGGATCGAAGGTGTTCCATTCCTGCAGACTGTATTGATGATGGAACCATACGTACAAGGCCGCGCAATTGGCGGAACCATGATGTATGTAGCCCAGTTCTTCCTTGCCTGGAATATGTATAAAACTATTAAACTTGCGAAACTTGAGAAAAAACAACAAGCACAGCATCAAGCTGCTACTGCTTAA
- a CDS encoding DsrE/DsrF/DrsH-like family protein — protein MAEQKKTTIILFSGDYDKVMAAYIIANGAAAYDHEVTIFHTFWGLNALRKDEPIQADKGFIEKMFAKMMPRGANKLGLSKMNYAGFGPKMIKDVMKKHNVMPLPDLIEMAKEQDVKLVACQMTVDLFGLTQEEIMEGVEFAGVAAYLADAEDGNVNLFI, from the coding sequence ATGGCAGAACAGAAAAAAACGACAATCATTTTATTCAGTGGGGATTATGACAAGGTCATGGCCGCTTACATCATTGCAAACGGAGCAGCTGCTTATGATCATGAAGTGACAATCTTCCACACATTCTGGGGATTGAATGCTTTAAGAAAAGATGAGCCAATTCAGGCTGACAAAGGCTTCATTGAAAAAATGTTTGCCAAGATGATGCCAAGAGGCGCGAACAAACTTGGATTATCAAAAATGAACTATGCAGGCTTTGGGCCAAAAATGATCAAGGATGTAATGAAGAAGCATAATGTAATGCCGCTTCCTGATTTGATTGAAATGGCTAAAGAACAGGATGTTAAGCTTGTTGCATGTCAAATGACAGTAGACTTATTTGGTCTTACGCAAGAAGAAATCATGGAGGGCGTAGAGTTTGCTGGAGTAGCCGCTTACCTTGCTGATGCAGAAGACGGGAACGTTAACCTGTTCATCTAA
- a CDS encoding sulfurtransferase TusA family protein, whose amino-acid sequence MESVKTNFTVDAKGLACPMPIVRTKKAINNLNPGEVLEVLATDKGSRADIQAWSKSSGNQYLGTIEEGDVLKHYIRKGGSGEEQEETKYQNIVSNEDVVKKLEANEDVVVLDVREPAEYAFGHIPNAISIPFGDLENRVAELDKSKTILVVCRTGNRSDMASQTLASQGFEKVWNVVPGMSVWNGPTESKVK is encoded by the coding sequence ATGGAATCTGTAAAAACAAATTTCACAGTCGACGCAAAAGGGCTTGCATGCCCAATGCCGATTGTCAGGACGAAGAAAGCAATCAACAATTTAAATCCAGGCGAGGTTTTAGAGGTGCTCGCAACGGATAAAGGTTCTAGGGCGGATATCCAGGCTTGGTCTAAAAGCTCAGGAAACCAATATCTAGGAACAATTGAAGAAGGCGATGTCCTTAAGCACTATATCCGCAAGGGCGGATCAGGTGAAGAACAAGAAGAAACAAAATATCAAAACATAGTCTCAAACGAAGATGTTGTCAAAAAGCTTGAAGCAAATGAGGATGTTGTTGTCCTTGATGTTAGAGAGCCGGCTGAATATGCTTTTGGACATATTCCAAATGCGATTTCCATTCCTTTCGGTGATCTGGAAAATCGCGTGGCGGAACTTGATAAGTCCAAAACAATCCTTGTTGTTTGCCGCACCGGCAATAGAAGTGATATGGCATCACAGACACTTGCTAGCCAAGGTTTTGAAAAGGTATGGAATGTTGTGCCAGGAATGTCTGTATGGAATGGACCAACTGAGTCTAAAGTAAAATAA
- a CDS encoding MBL fold metallo-hydrolase — protein MRPMTSKEVTKKVFNKEALFILDVRNESDFNDWKIEGENFDYLNIPYFDLLDGVEEILDQVPADKEVLVVCAKEGSSVMVAEMLEEAGREVSYLQGGMKAWSEHLEPVKVGDLKDGGSMYQFVRIGKGCLSYAVVSNGEAALIDATRMTDVYLDFAKELGVEIKHVFDTHLHADHISGGRKIAEATGATYWLPPKDADEVTFNYQPLEDGNNVKIGETNIDINALYTPGHTIGSTSFVVDEKYLLSGDILFIDSIGRPDLAGKAEDWVTDLRNSLYTRYKQLSDDLVVLPAHFMIIEELNEDGSVSEKLGTLFAKNHGLNIEDEAEFRKLVTENLPPQPNAYQEIRETNMGKISPDDEKQREMEIGPNRCAVR, from the coding sequence ATGAGACCTATGACGTCTAAAGAAGTTACTAAAAAAGTTTTCAATAAAGAAGCACTTTTCATTCTTGATGTCCGTAACGAGAGCGACTTCAATGATTGGAAAATCGAAGGCGAGAACTTTGATTATTTGAACATCCCTTACTTCGATCTTCTTGACGGGGTAGAAGAAATCCTTGACCAAGTACCTGCAGATAAAGAAGTCCTTGTAGTTTGTGCTAAAGAAGGTTCTTCTGTGATGGTCGCTGAAATGCTTGAGGAAGCAGGACGAGAAGTGTCTTATCTTCAAGGCGGTATGAAAGCGTGGAGTGAACACCTTGAGCCAGTCAAGGTTGGCGATTTAAAGGATGGCGGATCAATGTACCAGTTCGTCCGCATCGGAAAAGGATGCCTGTCTTACGCAGTCGTTTCTAACGGTGAGGCTGCTCTAATCGACGCGACTAGAATGACTGATGTATACCTTGATTTTGCTAAAGAACTTGGCGTGGAAATCAAGCATGTATTCGATACACACTTGCACGCAGACCACATTTCCGGCGGCAGAAAAATTGCTGAAGCAACAGGTGCAACATACTGGCTGCCTCCAAAAGATGCTGATGAAGTAACATTTAACTACCAGCCTCTGGAAGATGGCAACAATGTAAAAATCGGTGAAACAAACATCGATATCAATGCGCTTTACACACCAGGCCATACAATCGGATCGACTTCATTTGTAGTAGATGAAAAATATCTTCTGTCTGGGGATATACTATTCATCGATTCAATTGGACGCCCAGACCTTGCTGGTAAAGCAGAAGACTGGGTAACGGACCTTAGAAACTCGCTGTACACACGTTACAAGCAGCTTTCAGATGACCTGGTGGTTCTGCCAGCGCACTTCATGATTATCGAAGAACTGAACGAAGATGGAAGCGTATCTGAAAAATTAGGCACGTTGTTCGCAAAGAACCATGGCTTGAATATCGAAGACGAAGCAGAGTTCAGGAAGCTCGTTACTGAGAACCTGCCTCCACAGCCAAACGCCTATCAGGAAATCCGTGAAACAAACATGGGCAAAATCAGTCCGGATGATGAAAAGCAAAGAGAAATGGAAATCGGACCAAACCGCTGTGCAGTAAGATAA
- a CDS encoding sulfurtransferase TusA family protein, translating to MNVAKVLDAKGLACPMPIVKTKKAITDLQSGEVLEIHTTDKGAVKDLAAWAQSTGNELLKHEEENGVFKFWMKKA from the coding sequence ATGAACGTAGCAAAAGTATTAGACGCAAAAGGACTAGCTTGTCCAATGCCAATCGTAAAAACTAAGAAGGCAATCACAGACCTTCAATCTGGAGAAGTTCTGGAAATTCATACAACTGATAAAGGCGCTGTAAAGGATCTGGCAGCCTGGGCACAGTCAACTGGAAACGAACTGCTGAAGCATGAAGAGGAAAACGGTGTGTTCAAATTCTGGATGAAGAAGGCCTAA